The Vibrio aerogenes nucleotide sequence AAAGCCCACGGAGAAATTGCAGCAGATGCAAACACCGACCGGCTGGCTTCGGTCTTCTGGTCCGGCTGGGAAGGCGCGGTGATGCGGGCAAAACTGTTTCAGTCCGTCGAACCACTGGATGAGTTCTGGGCATATTACCGGTTCACATCCACCACAACCCGGCCTTTGATCTGACCATCCAGCAGCTGCTGCGCGGTTTCAATCACATCATTCATGCCAATCAGCATGCCAATGCTGTCCAGCACGGTGCGATCAGCCAGCTGCGCAATCTTCTCCCACGCGGCCTGACGTACCGGCACAGGGCACATCACGCTATCCACGCCAGCCAGTGTCACACCCCGCAAAATAAACGGGGCGACGGATGCCGGTAAATCCATGCCCTGAGCCAAACCACAGGCGGCAACCACACCGCCATACATTGTGGAAGCACACACATTCGCCAGTGTATGACTGCCCGCCGTATCAATCGCTGCCGCCCATTGCTCTTTGGCCAGCGGTCGTCCCGGTTCAGACAGCGACTGCCGGTCAATAATCGCTTGTGCACCTAACTGATGCAGTCGCTCAGCGGCTTCCTTCCGGCCGGTAGAAGCGACCACGTGATAACCCAGTTTTGCCAGAAATGCGATGGCAAAACTGCCCACACCACCATTCGCACCAGTCACCAGTACCGGGCCGGACTGAGGGGTCACCCCATGTTTTTCCAGTGCCATGACGCACAACATCGCCGTATATCCTGCGGTGCCAACGACCATCACATCGTAAGCGCTCATCCCTTCAGGCACGGGCAGCAGCCAGTCGCCTGAAACCGTGGCTTTTTGCGCCAGCCCGCCCCAGTATTTTTCGCCCAGTCCCCAGCCATTGATCAACACTTTTTGTCCCGGCTGAAAATCCGGATGCTGACTGGACTCCACCACACCGGAAAAATCAATACCGGGCACCATAGGAAAACGGCGCACCACCGGTGACTGACCGGTAATGGCCAGGCCATCTTTATAGTTTAAGGTGGAATATTCCACCTTAACTGTGACGTCGCCCTCCGGCAATTCACTGTCCTGTAACCCGGTCAGTGTGCACTGGTATTGTTCTTCTGCTTTATCAATATAAATTGCCTTAAACGTCATCTTTTTCGCCTCCGGAGGGTCAGTTATGCTTGATTTAATTCAGTTTCAACATTATAGACCGATCGTTTATAAAATAATACAAAAAATTTCTGGTTGAGATAAACTGATTTTCAGTGCTGGTTAACCGGTTTCAGCCTGCACGATCTCAGAACAATATGAATGATGCCTCAACGACCTGAAGATGCTTCTTGAGATCATCCGGGTATATCTGCCTCGTGACCAAAAGTGGCGCATATTCAGGAACAGGTATTTAGATCATCAATCAATTTGAAATTATATTTTTTCATATTTTTCTCATAAATATACAAGATGATAAATCAAACACTAAACCCGACCTATCCAATATTTAATCAATTATATATATTTAAATTTAAATAATTAAACATCACTACAATAATATGTCATCAGTCTTGTCATAATTCATATTTATCATTCAATTAAATTTTGCATAATTAACCATTAAAAATAAATTTATCTGTAATTTAAAATGTCAACATAATTTTTAAAAAAATTGTCATATATATGTTGAATTTTCTTATAAAAAGACTAGTATGCACTCAACCATTAGTCTGAAACATCAATAGCTTAAGTTAAAGTTATATCAGTTATTAAATATAAATAACTGTAGATAAATTATTCAAAAAATACAGCATATTTCGTGTTGTTTATTTTTCATAAATAACACAATTAACTAAAAATATTTTACACATTACCAATAATAATATTACCGACAAAATGAATTAAAAAACCTTTCAAAATATACCGACATCAAAACCCCGGAGAAGATGAAACACTTAGGTTAACAAAAGTGTTATTTAGGCTCTGAGAATAAAATTTAATCTGCTCGTTTAACAGATTATTTAACTATGAGATTCCCGGCATGGATAATTATTTAAATATAGAAAGACAAAAGCTATTACAGCTTATCAATTTTAATAAAAATATAGTCAGAGCCAAAGGACTCTGGCTGATTTCAGATACAGGTGAAAAGTATCTGGATTTTATTTCTCAGTTCGGGGCTGTCCCCTTTGGTCATAATCCGGACTTTCTCTGGCAGATACTCACGGCACAACAAGCAGAAGATCCGGGAGTCATGATTCAGCCTTTTTTCTCCGAAGGCGCACAGCGGCTTTCTCAGGCACTGATTGAAGCAGCGCCGGGCGATATGCAGCATGTCACGCTTAGCTGTACCGGTGCAGAGGCCGTGGAGAGTGCGATCAAAATGGCCAAAGCAAAAACGGGGCGTGACATCATTGTTTCTGCCAAAAACAGTTTTCACGGTAAGACAATGGCCGCTTTGCTGGCCACCGGCAATCAGCATTATCAACAACCGTTTTATGCACCAGCCGACAATTTTCTGCACGTCCCGTTTAATGACCCGCAGGCATTAGAAGCAGTGCTCAGTCATCGCAAAGCCGCTGCATTTATTGTTGAGCCGGTTCAGGGCGAAGGCGGTATGATCACCCCTGCGCCCGGATACCTGAAAACCTGTGAACAGTTGTGTAAAAAATATGGCACCCTGCTGATCGTGGATGAAGTGCAAACCGGCCTTGGCCGGACGGGTAAGCTGTTTGCGTGTGAACATGATGATGTTCACCCGGATATCTTACTGATTGCCAAGACCCTGAGTGGTGGTCTGATTCCTCTCAGCGCCTGCATTGCCAACAAAAAAGCCTGGTCCGCAGAATTTGGTCAGTTACACACGTCAACCTTTGCCAATAATCATCTGGCCGCCACACTAGGCTGTGCGGTCATGAAAAAACTGACGCAGGAACCGGAAATCATCGCGCATGTTGCCCGTGTCGGTGCGTATCTGCACGAGCGTCTTGAGCAGTTAGTGTCGCAGTATCCGGTCGCGTTCAAAACCTGTGATGGCCTTGGTCTGATGCAGGGACTGACACTGAATCCATGGCATGACGAAGAGTCCTACCTGTGCCCGACGGTGTCCGGTCAGGGTATCATTGTGCCTCTGGTCTCAGCTTACCTGCTCAACCGCCATCATATCTGTACCCTGCCGACGATGAACAGCCATAATGTGTTGCGTATCGAACCTTGTTATCTGATCACAGAGAAAGAAATCGACCAGCTGATCGACGCACTGGAAAAAACCGGTGAATTGATTACACAAGGCCGGTTTTATGAACTGATCCGGGCCGCAGTCGGTATCGGAGAACAACATCCGGATACCCCCGCCCGACCATATAAAAATCCGGCCATCGTGCCACAGGGTGAAAAACTTGGCACCTTTTGCTTCTTTGTCCATCCGGTGACAGATATGCACACCATCGACTGTATGCCCGGTGGTCAGCCGGCTTACACCCCGGAGGAAACCGAAAAAATTCAGCATTGGCTGGGAAGAGCCAAAGCCTTCTATGGCGGTGCGTCACCCGCTTACTACATGCCATGTATCCCTTCAGCAAATGGCGGTTATGTTGATGGCTGGCTGATCAGCAGCCTGCTCACCCCGAAAGATATGATGCGCTTACCCAAAGACAAAAAAGAAGCGCTCATCAAATCCTATGTCGACATTGCTCAGGGGAAAGGCGGCGATATGATTGGCCTGGGTGCATTTACTTCGGTCATCACCCGCAGCGGCACCACCGTCGCAGACTGCGGTACGCCTGTCACAACGGGGAACGCATTCACCGCTTTAACCAGCACCGACAGCATCCGGACGATCTGCCGGGCGCGTACAACACAGATGTCACAACAAACGCTTGGTATTGTCGGCGTTTCAGGGTCAGTCGGCCGTTTGTGCCTGCTCGATATTGGCAGCGAATTTCAGCAGCTGTACCTGATAGGCAACCCGCGCAATCAGGACAACGTAACCAAACAGGAAGTGGTTGCCGGTGAGTTTCTGTACAAACTCTTTTCCGGGGTATTAAGTGAGTCCGTCACACCGCTATGGAAAACACTGGCGGATGCCGGAGCCGAAGCCATGATTGAGGCCCGTCTTTCCCGGCTGCCCGCGGAAGGCTACCCGTCAGAGATATATCAGGACATCTTCCGCGCGGTAAAACAGCAATATATTGCCACCTATGGCCGGGAAGACGGTTTCCCGCTGCTGCTGAGCAATGACATTGAACATGCCCTGCCAGCCTGTGATGTGATTATCACCGCCACCAGCAATGGCGAATCCTTTATCAGTCCGGACATGCTTGCACCGGGAACGATTGTTTGTGATGTGGCGCGTCCGTCTGACCTGCTGCAGGAAGTCAAACAAAACCGCAATGATATTACGGCCTATGACGGCGGACTGGTTCGCCTGCCGGCAGAGTTACGCTTCGGCGGCCCTAATATTGCTGAGCTGCCAACCGGCGTCACCCTCGCATGTCTGGCTGAAACCGTCATTCTCACCATGTCACAAGCCCGCAAAAACTACAGTATCGGTGGTATCTCTTCTGTTGAAGAAGCCAGGGAAGTTTTTCAGCTGGCTTTAAAACACGGGTTCAGCACGTATCTGACAGCGCAGGATATTTCCGGCCCGGACAAACATCATTCACAGCAACATACAACTGCGCCGCACACAAAGGAACAGGCGGCCTATACCTGCTGAATAAGGAAACCAGTACATGTCTCATGCAATTACAGATTTTACGATGGTCGTCAGCCGGGAAAGCACGCTTCCCGGTGTGACGGAGAATCATGCCGGGCTGCTGCGCAGAATCCTCGGCGGGAAAGGCGCTTCACTGTGGGAGCTGTCCAATCAAATGAAGATGCCGGTCCCGGCCTTCTGCTGCCTCACGGCTACCGCTTTTACAGAAACACTCCGCTATAACCACCTCAATGAACTGGTTCAGTGGATGGCACAGCCAGACCAGCCACTACCGGCCAGTGACACAGAGATCCAGTCCATGATTCAGGGCTGCAATCTGCCACAAGGTATCATCGATGACATCGCTGAATTTACCACACAGCATGCCGGTGAGCATTTTGCTGTCAGAAGCAGCGGAACCGTTGAAGATGGTGCAGAAACTTCATTTGCCGGCTTGTTTGAGTCGGTGCTGAATATACAACAGCCAGAAGATATCATTCAGGCGATTAAAACCTGCTGGTGCTCGCTGTTTAATCAGCGGGTTCAGACTTATATGACACAGCAACACACCAGCGTGCCACTTGGTATGGCCGTGGTCGTGCAGCAATTAATTCCGGCAGAAAAAAGCGGCGTACTGTTTACCGTTGATCCGGTAAGAGGCCGGGATACAGAAATGCTCATCGAAGCGACTTTTGGTCTTGGGGAAGCACTGGTATCGGGCGCTGTCACGCCCGATCAATACCGGTATGACTGGTATCAGGAAAAGGAGTCCGGCCGGACCATTGCTGAAAAGGAACATCAGTGTATCCGGCTCAATGAAGCGCCGTTTGTCCGGCTTGTTCCCCTGCCGGAAGCCGTCGCCACCCATGCGGTTTTATCACCGGAGGAAGTCAGGCAACTGGCGGATCTCGGTTTGAAAATTCAAATGCAAAGCGGTTTTCCTGTCGATATTGAGTGGGCCTGTGCAGAGAATCAGTTCTATATTCTGCAAAGCCGCCCGGTGACACAATTCGGATATAGCGCCATTGACGGGGAATGGACATCAGCAGACTACCGGGATGGTGGTGTTTCCTCCACGGTCTGTACGCCATATATGGCTTCACTGTATAAATATGCCCTTGACGGAACCATGGGCGCTTACCTTGAACGATTACGCCTCTCCCCGGCCCGCGGCAGTGTCTGGCAGAGAAGTTTCTTTGGCCGTCCGTACTGGAATTTGAGTGAAGTTAAAAAATGTCTGGTTAAAATTCCGGGTTTTAACGAACGGGTGTTTGACGAAGGCCTCGGGATTTCTCCGCGCTATCAGGGCGATGGGATCGTCAGTAAAAACACGCCGAAAACGATTCTGACCGGTCTTAAAGCCCTGATGATTATCCGGGCCAATGTGAAACGGAAATTAAAAGAAGTACCGGCATTTTCACTGAGGCAGCACCGGCGGCTGCAGGAACTGGCTGCGATGAACTTTTCAGCCATGCCGGATGATGAACTGTTCGGGTTTTATCAGTCATTTATCCGCAAAGAGTTTTTTGTCAATGAATCCACTTATTTTGACCTGATCTATGACAACACCAACCTCAACGGTTTATTTAAGGACGAAGTTGAGAAAACCCGTTTCGATATGAGTCAGTTCCCGCTGCTGATTAGTGGCCTGTCCGGTGTCTCCCACATGGCTCCGATGGAAAGACTATGGAAAATCCGCGACCTGATTATGGCCGATCAGGAAAGCCGGGATTACTGGCACAATCACAGCAGCCAGCAGATTGCTGCCGACTTACACCATGGTGAGACCGATCATCATATGAATTTAATCCGGGTTTACCTGCGCGAATTCGGCCATCACTCACAGCGGGAACTGGATATGCTGGTGCCAAGATATGCAGAAGTGCCGCAAATGGTGATTGAGCAGCTGCAGGACGTGCTGTTGCAGGGAAGCGATAAAGATCCCCGCGTGAGAAATAATGAACAACAGCTCAGAATGAATACCGTGAAAAAAGCACTGTTGCACGCGACGCCACTGCTGAAACGGCGAAAAATGGCGAAAAAGCTTGAACAGGTGCGTGAGTTTCTCTGGTGGCGGGAAGAACTGCGTGACTTGTCCATCCGTTACTATCTGTATGTCCGGAAAATTACCCTCGCCGTCGAAGAACGCCTGTTAAAAACAGGGGTGCTGGCACAAAAGGATGATGCTTTCTTCCTTGATATGCCGGATTTGGTTGCCATTGTCCGGGGAGATATCCCGCCTGATGAAGCCCGTCATCTCGTGCGTAAAAACCGGGCTTACTATCTGAGCTTTTCACATTATCAAATCGCAGATGAAGTGGGTGAACGCTACGGCATGTTTGGCGGCAATCAAACAGAAAGTACCACATCTGAAGCACTGCCGGCGGATGGCCGGGCCATGACCGGCGTATCCGGCAGTCCCGGCATGATCACCGGTGTTGCAAGAGTGGTCACCGATATTCATGATGCAGACCGTTTGCAACCGGATGACATTCTGATCACCCGCTGTACCGATCCGGGCTGGACACCCAAATTCTCTATGCTCAAAGGTGTGGTCACAGAAACCGGCGGTATTTTATCCCATGCAGCCGTCATTTGCCGGGAATACGGCATTCCCGCAGTATTGGCTGTCAAGCATGCAACCCGCCTGATTCAGGATGGAGACATCATCACGATTGATGGTAACCGGGGACATGTCATTCCACCCGTCCGCGAAACACCCTCACTGCCCTCCGGACAGGCGCACATTTCGGTTGAGCCAGAGTCTTCCGGACAAACATCTGACACCGCAAGCCATATTTTCAAAACAAAAGGCTCAAAAACAAATAGCGTAAAAGAAGCCTCTGTGCAGGAATGTCAATCATGAATATTATCGGAATTTATAACGCCCCGGCCTGCGTGACCATGCTTGGCCTGATTGCATCCGTATTCGCTTGTACACTGGCCATTAACGGCAATCATGAGTTTGCTCTGGCTGCACTCATCTGGGCCGGTATTTTTGACCTGTTTGACGGCATGGTGGCCCGCCGCGCCCCTCGGACAGAGACTGAATCCCGCTTCGGGGTTCAGATTGACTCGATTGTCGATGTCATCAGCTTTGGCATTACACCGGCCATTATCATGACCACGATGTACCACAACATCTGGACCCTGATGATTGCCGTCTTCTATGTTTGTGCCGCTGCGCAACGTCTGGCTTATTTTAATGTCCTTCAGGAATCTCACGTACCGCCGCAAAAAAACGCCCGGCAGGGTCAGCAACCGGTCAAACAAACCGCCACAAAATCGTATCTGGGCCTGCCCGTGACATTTGCAGCGCTGATTTTCGGTGTCGGTCTTTTCCCTTCCGTGTTGATGTCTGAACAGGCTGCAAACCAGTATGCTGATGGCTTGATGCTGCTGACCGGCATGCTGTTCATTACACCATTCACCATGAAAAAACCGGGCGGCATTGTCTATCTGCTGATGCCGGTGCTGGCTCTTGCGGCCACTGTATTCTGGCTTTGGCAAGGTATCAACGGAGGCTTCCATGTGGGCTGAGATTATTTTATCCGCATTGATTCTCATGCTGCCGCTGATCATTTCCGGTTCCTTTCACATGATGGTGGTCAAACGAAACTGGTTCTCTGCCTGGGCCATTCCGCTCAATGAACACGCCTTCGGCAGGAATAAAACCTGGCGGGGTATGTTGGTGATGCCGCTTGCCACCATTCCCGGCACCGTCCTGATCTGCATCCTTTACACCTGGTTCCAGCCATGGATGCTGGTTGACCTGACCACCACAGATCCGGTGTTGCTGGGCATTTTGCTTGGCATCGGCTATGTGATTCCTGAACTGCCGAATTCATGGGTCAAACGCCGGTTGAAGATTCCGCCGGGCCAGCAGGCGGCAAAAAATGCGTTCTGGTTTACGCTGATTGATCAGACGGACTCAGCCATTGGCTGCGCGATTGTATACGCACTCATGCTTGATGTGCCGGTGATCGTCTTTCTCTGGATTATTTTACTCGGCCCGCTGGTGCATCTGATTGTGAATCTCACCCTCTACAGCATTGGCCTGAGAAAACAACCCTTTTGATGTGAGGCGAAATCGTATGCCAGTACCCAATCAACCCTCAGATTCTGACCGGCGCTCCGTTTCTGAAACACGGGCCGGGCCAGTTAAACCACACCGGATTCCGCAGATACAGTACATCAACCGGGAAACCGGGCTGAAAGAAACGGAACGGGTTTATGGTGAACAAGCACTGATGTTTCTGTATCACACCCGATCCGGTGTGTTCCTGCGTAAACACCTGTTTCGTCATCCCTGGTTCAGCCACCTGAACGCGATAAAAAAGCGCCTGTGGCTCAGCCGCAGGCACATCCGTGAATTTGCGGATACTTTCGGTGTCGCGATCGATGAAGCAGAAAAACCCATCGGCGACTATCACTCGCTGGATGAATTTTTCTGCCGCCGTCTGACACCACAGGCCCGTCCTCTGTGCCCGGAGCACCGGGCGCTGCTGTCACCGGCGGATGGCCGGGTACTCTGTTACCCCATCCGGCCAGGCGCCAAAATGCAGCTCAAGGGCCAGCAGGTCAGTCTGGAAGCGCTGCTCCGGTCTGCGGAAAGCGCAGCGGCACTTGATGGCGGCACAGCCCTGGTGATCCGGCTGGCTCCCAAAGACTATCACCGTTTCCATTTTCCGTGTGACGGGACACTGGCTCACCAGAAAAATATCTCAGGACCACTGGAATCAGTGCATCCGATCGCTTTAAGCAGTGGCGCCCAAAGTTTCCTGAATAAACGCACGATCACCACCATCACATCACCGCACTTCGGGGAGATTGTCATGGCAGAAATTGGTGCCCTGACGATTGGCACCATCGAACAAACATTCAGTGGCACGACCTTTTCACGGGGTCAGGAAAAAGGCTGTTTTCGTTTTGGCGGCTCAACCGTCGTCCTGCTGTGGGGCCCCGAAGGCCCGACAGTCGATGCAGACATCCTGGCCAACAGCACCAGCGGCATTGAAACACTGGTGAAATACGGCACACAAATCGCTGCCCTGCATAACAATTAACAGATTTAACATCATCGACAGATTCAACGACCATGAAACAAAACTACATTATTCATACACCAAATGATGCCGCTGAAAAGCAGGCACAGCTCGGCGGTAAAGCGGGCAACCTGTTCCGCCTTCAGTCGGCGGGGCTCAAAGTCCCTGAGTTTATCTGCATCTCTGCAGAGGCATACCGTCAGTCAACCGCCGCCATCCGGCCACAAATCCGGCAATATCTGGACCAGTGCCAGTTCGGCTCGCTCGACTCACTCACCGCAACGGCCAAAGCAATACAGGCCCTGATTTTGTCTTGTGAACTCCCCGAAGCCCTGTGTCAGGCGCTGGAGGAACACCTCAATCACTTTGAAACGACGACGCAGTTCTCCGTCCGTTCATCAGCCATCAGTGAAGATGGTGACCGAAACTCCTTTGCCGGACAGCTCGGTACATGGCTGAATGTCAGTGGTGCCGATATTCAGGCCAAAATCAAAGCCTGCTGGGCCAGTGCTTTTGAACCCGGCGTGCTGACTTATATTCACCAGCGCACCAATATCCGTCATGAAGAGAATGCGGTTGCCGTGGTAATTCAGCGGATGGTGCATGCTGTCAGTTCAGGCGTCATGTTTCAGGCTGACCCGCAAAACGGGCTGGAAAAACTGGCCATTGCCGCCGGTTACGGACTGGGAGAAGGCATTGTTGGCGACAAGGTAGAAACCGATTTATACCTCTTTGATAAACCTACCCGGACATGGCAGCTGCACATCGAAGAGAAACAGCGGCAACTGCGCAGTCATCCCGGAGGCGGCACGCAGGAAACCAGAGTACAACCGGACCTGCAAAAACAGGCGGTGCTTTCTGAGCAGCAGCGGCTGGCCCTGCTGCAGGCTTCAGACCAGATAGCCCGGATTTATACCACCTGGCAGGATATCGAATGGTCGTTCGATCACAGCGGGCAACTTTATATTCTGCAGTCCCGCCCGATCACAACGATTCCCGCCGGACATGAACGTGTCTTTGATAACTGTAATATTGCAGAAAGCTATCCGGGTATCATTCTGCCGATGACATTTTCCATCGTCCGCAATGATTATTATCACTGCATGAAAGGCACGATGCAGATGCTGGGTATCCCGGCCAGTGTGATCAAAGACCGGGAAGACGTGTTACAGCATCTGGTCGGATTTATTCATGGCCGCACGTATTACAACATCAGTAACTGGTACCGGATATTTCTGACCATTCCTTATTTTAAACAACGGTTTATTCACTTTTTTGAACAAATGGTCGGCACCGACGGTTCCTTCACCGACAATCTGGATGACATGCCGCTCAGCCGCTCAGCGCGTTTGAGAACAGCGGTGATGTTTCCGCTGAAACTGGGCTATTACGCACTGCGCCACCGGCAGATGATCAACAAATATTTTGCGATTACCGCTGAAATCCGCCGGGATTACGAAGCCATTGATACCGACAATGCCGGTTCTGATACGCTCATCGCAGCACTGCATCAGCTGGTGATCCGGTTTACCGAATCGATGGCGTTCCCGCTGCTCAATGATTTTTATGCCATGTCCTTTATGGCGCTGACCCGCGAGCAGTTTGCCAGGGCCGGTATTGCCGATGCAGATAATCTCATCAATCAGTTACTCGGCAATCAGTCGGTAGAGAGCACCAAACCTGTTGATTCCCTCAATACCCTGATCACACAGGTTCGACGCGATGAACAACTGCAGTCCTGTTTAAAACGGCTGAAACAGATGCCACATCTGAACCAGCCACAGGCGCTCGCCAGTGCGCTGACTCACGAAGGATACACAGCTTTTGCCGCGGCGCTGAAAGGGCATATTGAACGCTACGGCTACCGGTCCCCGAAAGAACTGATTATGGAAGCCAGTACTTTCCACGAAAATCCATTCCATTTACTGCATATCCTGCTCGAGTCAGCGGCACAGGAACCGTCAGAGCCAGCACCAGCGACCGATGCCGGACCGCAGCTGGAAGCCGCACTCAGTCAGAGTAAGAAAAAACGCTGGCTGAAATGGTTACTGAAGAAAACACGCCAGGCGATTGCTAACCGCGAAGCCACCCGTCTGGACCGGGGGCTGCATTTCTCTTTCTTCAGAACCCTGCTCCACCATATCGGTCACCGTCTGGTCAGCGAAAATATGCTCACCCGGGCGGAGGATATTTTCTATCTGACATTATCTGAACTGGAAGATTTTCGTCAGGGTTGCGGCGTCACCTCAGACTTCAGGCCGTTAGTGGCACTGAGAAAGAATGAGGTAAAAAATCAGGAGCGAAAAACGCAGGATAACAAAATATTTACCCGCGGCAGCGTTTATGCCAATACAATCCCGGATATCCGGCTGAATTTACAAGACAATCCGGATATATTAAAAGGCGTCGGCTGTGCCGGAGACCGGGTCAGTGCACCCGCACGGATTATCACCGACCCGTCTCAGGGCTCTGACCTGAAAGGCCGGATTATGGTCTCAGAAACAACCGATCCGGGTTGGGTATTTTTAATGACGATGTCAGCGGGGTTAATCTCAGAACGGGGCAGCCTGCTGTCTCATACTGCCATTATTGGCCGGGAACTGGGCATTCCGACGGTGGTTGGCGTGAAACACGCCACCCGTTATATTCAGGATGGCAGCCCAATCACCCTGAACGGAAAAACCGGGGAAATTCATCTGAATGAAGCAAAGAACCCGGCGGTTTCTCCCGTGTCTGAAACGGATTCAGCCACCGGAGCAGAGCAACTGCCAGCCTGACGCGGCCGTCCGTCCCTCCCCCTGAAAAAGGGGGAGAGTCTGATAAGAGGGACAAGGGTATGATAAGAGAAACAGGAGTCTGTTTTGTGGCGTAAAGTATTCAAAATCATAGGTCTGTACAGCCGGGAACGCAGTCCTGCCGGGATCACCCTGCTGATTTCGGTTCTGTTGCTGGCCCCCGTCATCAAACATCCCGTCCACCCGGTCGTCCTGTTTACCGGCATACTTTCAGCAGTG carries:
- a CDS encoding PEP/pyruvate-binding domain-containing protein; translation: MKQNYIIHTPNDAAEKQAQLGGKAGNLFRLQSAGLKVPEFICISAEAYRQSTAAIRPQIRQYLDQCQFGSLDSLTATAKAIQALILSCELPEALCQALEEHLNHFETTTQFSVRSSAISEDGDRNSFAGQLGTWLNVSGADIQAKIKACWASAFEPGVLTYIHQRTNIRHEENAVAVVIQRMVHAVSSGVMFQADPQNGLEKLAIAAGYGLGEGIVGDKVETDLYLFDKPTRTWQLHIEEKQRQLRSHPGGGTQETRVQPDLQKQAVLSEQQRLALLQASDQIARIYTTWQDIEWSFDHSGQLYILQSRPITTIPAGHERVFDNCNIAESYPGIILPMTFSIVRNDYYHCMKGTMQMLGIPASVIKDREDVLQHLVGFIHGRTYYNISNWYRIFLTIPYFKQRFIHFFEQMVGTDGSFTDNLDDMPLSRSARLRTAVMFPLKLGYYALRHRQMINKYFAITAEIRRDYEAIDTDNAGSDTLIAALHQLVIRFTESMAFPLLNDFYAMSFMALTREQFARAGIADADNLINQLLGNQSVESTKPVDSLNTLITQVRRDEQLQSCLKRLKQMPHLNQPQALASALTHEGYTAFAAALKGHIERYGYRSPKELIMEASTFHENPFHLLHILLESAAQEPSEPAPATDAGPQLEAALSQSKKKRWLKWLLKKTRQAIANREATRLDRGLHFSFFRTLLHHIGHRLVSENMLTRAEDIFYLTLSELEDFRQGCGVTSDFRPLVALRKNEVKNQERKTQDNKIFTRGSVYANTIPDIRLNLQDNPDILKGVGCAGDRVSAPARIITDPSQGSDLKGRIMVSETTDPGWVFLMTMSAGLISERGSLLSHTAIIGRELGIPTVVGVKHATRYIQDGSPITLNGKTGEIHLNEAKNPAVSPVSETDSATGAEQLPA